A window of the Paenibacillus woosongensis genome harbors these coding sequences:
- a CDS encoding Na/Pi cotransporter family protein has product MFHEIVFPATFGFALFLLGMKIMEASLQAWAGPRLIKLLQASTRTPWTGLLSSTFVTAVLQSSTAVTVMTIGLVNAGLLSYGRTLGIILGGNIGTCLTTELIALNISRLGIPLMIGSLVTWVCAVMGEEALPPSRKGDWARRLRPIQFGSLAVFGFSLIMIAIKWMQSVGPALEDRGVIAWLLMHADDSLLWGAAAGAILTALIHSSAAVIAMTMGLVAAGALPVEFGIAMVIGSNVGTCITPLIASVGSTRSGQFVAWSHVILNALGAVVFMPLIPWLEAAAAWLSNDPGAQIAHTQTIFNVICSLLALPFCYLPIWSKWDGPTQQPTDYSSRTAALPSGKIRD; this is encoded by the coding sequence ATGTTTCACGAAATTGTGTTCCCGGCGACGTTTGGCTTTGCTCTGTTTCTGCTTGGCATGAAAATTATGGAGGCGTCGCTGCAGGCCTGGGCCGGACCAAGGCTGATCAAGCTGCTTCAGGCCTCGACGCGCACGCCATGGACGGGCCTGTTATCGAGCACCTTCGTTACCGCCGTGCTCCAGAGCAGCACGGCGGTAACAGTTATGACGATCGGGCTCGTTAATGCTGGGCTGTTGTCTTACGGCCGGACACTGGGCATCATCCTCGGCGGCAACATCGGAACCTGCTTGACTACCGAACTGATCGCCTTGAACATTTCGCGCCTCGGCATTCCGCTCATGATCGGCTCTCTCGTGACATGGGTATGCGCTGTGATGGGCGAAGAAGCCCTTCCCCCCAGCCGAAAGGGCGACTGGGCACGCAGGCTGCGGCCGATCCAATTCGGATCGCTTGCCGTATTCGGCTTCAGTCTTATTATGATCGCAATCAAGTGGATGCAGTCGGTCGGTCCCGCTCTGGAGGATCGCGGCGTAATCGCCTGGCTGCTGATGCATGCAGACGACAGCCTGCTCTGGGGAGCCGCCGCCGGTGCGATTCTCACCGCGCTCATCCATAGCAGTGCAGCCGTTATCGCCATGACCATGGGGCTTGTCGCTGCCGGAGCTCTCCCGGTCGAGTTTGGCATAGCTATGGTTATCGGTTCTAACGTAGGCACCTGCATTACGCCGTTAATCGCCTCTGTCGGCAGCACCCGTTCGGGACAATTTGTCGCCTGGTCCCATGTCATCCTAAATGCTCTGGGCGCAGTGGTCTTCATGCCCCTGATTCCATGGCTTGAGGCAGCAGCAGCCTGGCTCAGCAACGATCCCGGGGCGCAAATCGCGCATACGCAGACGATTTTTAACGTAATCTGCTCCTTGCTCGCGCTCCCCTTTTGCTACCTGCCGATCTGGTCAAAATGGGATGGGCCAACGCAGCAGCCCACGGACTATTCCTCGCGGACAGCGGCGCTGCCCTCAGGTAAAATCCGCGATTAG
- a CDS encoding class I SAM-dependent rRNA methyltransferase — MPSVILQRSRKKRLEQGHPWIYSNEIEKVEGGPQPGGLVSVLDWRGKFLATGYYNPDSQITVRVISYQPLEAMDTAFFIQRFEQCLAHRNRFLQEDAYRLVYGEADFLPGLIVDRFGDVLVVQLLTLGMDRCRDSIVEALAAVLQPAGIYERSDVSVRALEGLEEVKGPLYGDPPRHVTVTENGLLIQVDIWQGQKTGYFFDQRENRASIEPLMTGWGERSGVTLQQLPADGGGFRMAPVNRKGKEVVFPYWDGATVLECFSHTGSFTLHACKYGAKKVTCLDISEHAIQSARENVRLNGFEERVEFVVADAFEYLRSQVKGQDERRLRAADTGKVDTSQPMTAGGGRTWDVVILDPPAFAKTKGAVKGACRGYKDINLHGLKLVNEGGYLVTASCSYHMKPELFLQTIQEAAMDAGKVLRLIEWRAAGKDHPQILGVNEGHYLKFAIFEVRSKTF, encoded by the coding sequence GTGCCATCAGTTATATTGCAACGCAGTCGTAAAAAACGGCTGGAACAGGGGCATCCTTGGATTTACAGCAATGAAATCGAGAAAGTAGAGGGCGGGCCGCAGCCGGGCGGCCTAGTATCCGTGCTGGATTGGAGGGGCAAGTTCCTGGCAACGGGCTACTACAATCCCGATTCGCAAATTACGGTTCGTGTCATATCCTATCAACCGCTTGAAGCGATGGACACCGCCTTCTTCATCCAGCGTTTCGAACAGTGTCTTGCGCACCGCAACAGATTTCTGCAGGAGGATGCCTACCGGCTTGTCTATGGAGAGGCTGATTTCTTGCCGGGACTGATCGTGGACCGGTTTGGCGATGTTCTTGTCGTACAGCTGCTCACACTGGGGATGGATCGCTGCCGAGACAGCATTGTTGAAGCTTTGGCAGCTGTGCTTCAGCCGGCGGGCATCTATGAGCGCAGCGACGTATCCGTCCGCGCCCTGGAAGGTCTTGAGGAGGTCAAGGGTCCGCTGTACGGTGATCCGCCGCGGCATGTGACCGTGACGGAGAATGGCCTATTGATCCAAGTCGATATCTGGCAGGGTCAGAAGACGGGGTATTTCTTTGATCAGCGCGAGAACCGCGCTTCCATCGAACCGCTGATGACAGGTTGGGGAGAAAGGAGCGGGGTTACACTGCAGCAGCTTCCCGCGGACGGCGGCGGATTCCGCATGGCTCCGGTCAACCGGAAGGGCAAGGAGGTTGTTTTTCCCTATTGGGATGGAGCCACCGTGCTGGAATGCTTCTCTCATACCGGCAGCTTTACGCTTCATGCATGCAAGTACGGCGCTAAGAAGGTAACCTGCCTCGATATTTCCGAGCACGCGATCCAAAGCGCCCGGGAGAACGTCAGGCTGAACGGCTTTGAAGAACGGGTGGAGTTCGTCGTGGCGGATGCTTTCGAGTATTTGCGCAGCCAGGTCAAGGGGCAGGACGAACGGCGTCTGCGCGCTGCCGATACCGGCAAGGTAGACACCTCTCAGCCAATGACGGCCGGCGGTGGCCGTACCTGGGACGTCGTCATACTCGATCCGCCGGCTTTTGCCAAGACGAAAGGGGCGGTCAAAGGGGCGTGCAGAGGGTACAAGGACATTAATTTGCATGGCCTGAAGCTGGTGAACGAGGGCGGTTACCTGGTTACTGCCAGCTGTTCCTACCATATGAAGCCGGAGCTGTTCCTGCAGACGATTCAGGAAGCCGCGATGGATGCGGGCAAGGTACTCAGGCTGATCGAATGGCGGGCGGCCGGGAAAGACCATCCGCAAATTTTAGGCGTTAATGAAGGGCACTATTTGAAGTTTGCGATCTTTGAGGTGCGGAGCAAGACGTTCTAA
- a CDS encoding YxcD family protein, protein MILSMDEIINAICIHTAERTGLRPTDIQVELSWDEDTGYTGEVWANGRSRYLIELNIIEAIIQYVYKEYGIRAFKDDITLELDEEITATIKQ, encoded by the coding sequence ATGATTCTAAGCATGGATGAAATCATCAACGCCATTTGTATTCATACAGCCGAACGTACCGGCTTGCGGCCAACAGACATCCAGGTGGAGCTGAGCTGGGATGAAGATACAGGCTATACCGGCGAGGTCTGGGCTAACGGGCGCAGCCGTTACCTGATCGAATTGAATATTATAGAAGCGATTATCCAGTATGTATATAAAGAGTATGGCATTCGCGCCTTCAAGGACGATATAACCCTTGAGCTGGACGAAGAAATTACGGCTACGATCAAGCAGTGA
- the prmA gene encoding 50S ribosomal protein L11 methyltransferase, whose protein sequence is MIWKEISIHTTEEAVEMITNFLHEEGAGGVTIEEYVDNNKPRDTSLGQWFEIPPNDIPQGEARISGYFPEGTDIDAVVASVKERIAELPNYDIDPGKAEIAVKDVSEDDWANNWKQYFKPIRVSERLTIKPTWEDYVPQSEQEKIIELDPGMAFGTGTHPTTSLCLRTLEGVIREGDEVIDVGTGSGILAIGAVKLGASRVLALDLDPVAVSSAIENTRLNKLEEQITVLESDLLSVLKQEAGAELNVKLPVRVVVANILAEIILLFIDDVYQALQPGGYYIASGIYKNKEQAVKEALLAAGFEIEEIAREEDWVAFVARKR, encoded by the coding sequence ATGATTTGGAAGGAAATATCTATACATACAACGGAAGAAGCGGTAGAGATGATTACCAACTTCTTGCATGAGGAGGGGGCTGGCGGCGTTACCATTGAAGAGTACGTGGACAACAATAAGCCTAGAGATACGTCCTTGGGACAATGGTTTGAAATACCGCCCAACGATATTCCACAGGGGGAAGCAAGAATTAGCGGGTATTTCCCGGAAGGAACGGACATTGATGCGGTGGTAGCTTCTGTAAAGGAACGGATTGCGGAGTTGCCAAATTACGACATTGATCCCGGCAAGGCAGAAATCGCAGTGAAGGATGTCAGCGAGGACGACTGGGCGAACAACTGGAAGCAATATTTTAAGCCGATCCGCGTGTCCGAGCGGCTGACGATCAAGCCGACCTGGGAGGATTACGTCCCCCAATCGGAGCAGGAGAAAATCATTGAGCTTGATCCAGGCATGGCTTTTGGAACCGGCACGCATCCTACGACCTCGTTGTGCCTCCGTACGCTGGAGGGCGTTATTCGAGAAGGGGACGAGGTTATTGACGTTGGGACTGGCTCAGGCATTCTCGCCATCGGGGCGGTTAAGCTTGGCGCATCCCGGGTTCTAGCATTGGATCTGGATCCGGTTGCTGTTTCCAGCGCAATCGAGAATACGAGGCTCAACAAGCTGGAGGAGCAAATTACGGTCTTGGAGAGCGACCTGTTATCCGTTTTGAAGCAGGAAGCAGGGGCCGAGCTAAACGTTAAACTGCCCGTTCGCGTGGTTGTAGCTAATATACTAGCGGAAATTATCCTGTTATTCATCGATGACGTATACCAGGCGCTGCAGCCGGGCGGATATTATATTGCTTCGGGAATATATAAAAACAAAGAACAAGCCGTGAAGGAAGCGCTGCTTGCGGCGGGCTTCGAAATTGAGGAGATCGCCCGCGAAGAGGATTGGGTTGCTTTCGTCGCGAGAAAGAGGTAG
- the addB gene encoding helicase-exonuclease AddAB subunit AddB, with the protein MSLQLIIGRSGSGKSSLILERITSMLRADPAGPPIILIAPEQGTFQIERAIVQSEQLYGTVRAQVLGFHRLALRVMQETGGSALIPISEEGKKMLLYKIMRRHRKELKLYKQSGDQLGVIDRINALYSELKKHDADFSALDKYGEVLERSVGESPLLKDKLHDLSMIYREFDQELSKLYIDAEDHVVKLAEGAPNSSYLRGADIWIDGFQSFTPQEYKAIGALMSAASSMTVSLTLDRPYDDGVMPHELNLFHSTAVTYMKLRELAEECGVEVKPAEVLGTRPFPRFKGNGILSHLEFAYEHRTPWKGAAPPEDLSAALSLQAAGSRRAEIEGAARAMVALAREQGARWRDMALLVRNLEDYDHLVGPLFEEYGIPYFFDQKRSVLYHPMVELIRGALDVVLKFWKYEDVFRCVKSEFLLPLDGSLTRSDMDRLENYALASGIHGYRWNDGRPWKSTPSLSLEGPERPAEQAESESMRLLERCREAIVTPLSAFETRLKRSRNTREMCTAIYRLLEDTEAAHRLDKLAHEAHRQGRPQEAMEHRQLWSAVLDLLDQIVEMMGEEQLSLDIFAGIMETGLQDLKLSLVPPSLDQVLIGSTDRTRSSHVKHLFLLGINEGIMPASLQEEGVLSDQERTRLSEIGIGLAPGLTRRLLDERFLIYEALSAASRSLWLSYPLADEDGKALLPSEVIRHVKTIFPSLQERFLAEAPAAGDPEERQLEYVSRPAPTLSRLIDQLRLWRNGEPISPVWWNVLGWYKTRPEWDGKVARLLGSLEYRNKVRGLSAATSRRLYGKRLRTSVSRMEKFSACPFSHFASHGLKLKERQIYRLKAPDIGQLFHAALSSMALTFKEQNRSWGSLSPEQCLKEAEDAVDRIAPKLQGEILLSSKRYGYITRKLKNIVGRASIILGEHSRRGSFEPIGLELDFGPGQTLPPLTFELPNGCVMEIVGRIDRVDVAEGEQGLLLRVIDYKSSQTDLKLHEVYYGLSLQMLTYLEVLLASSESWLGERAMPAGTLYFHVHNPLLQSSNGMSPEQAEQEMLKRFKMKGLLLADRDVISKMDSVLDKGYSDILPVAVKADGGFYSSASVATEEQWHKLLRSAKRTITEIGTRITEGDVRITPYRLGTETACTHCAFKPVCRFDETVEDVSYQVLSKPGKDKLWELFEQNDREEGQR; encoded by the coding sequence ATGTCACTTCAATTGATCATCGGCCGTTCAGGAAGCGGCAAGAGCAGCTTGATTCTGGAGCGGATTACCTCGATGCTAAGAGCCGACCCGGCGGGTCCGCCGATTATTTTGATCGCCCCGGAACAGGGGACGTTCCAGATTGAACGGGCTATCGTCCAGTCGGAGCAATTATATGGTACCGTCAGAGCCCAGGTTCTCGGCTTTCACCGTCTGGCTCTGCGGGTTATGCAGGAAACGGGCGGATCGGCGCTTATACCGATCAGCGAAGAGGGCAAGAAGATGCTTCTTTACAAAATTATGCGCAGGCACCGCAAAGAGCTGAAGCTATACAAGCAGTCGGGCGATCAGCTTGGTGTAATTGACCGGATCAATGCGCTGTACAGCGAGCTGAAGAAACATGATGCCGATTTCTCGGCATTGGACAAATATGGGGAAGTCCTCGAAAGGTCCGTTGGCGAATCGCCGCTCCTGAAGGATAAGCTGCATGATCTCAGCATGATCTATCGCGAATTTGACCAGGAATTATCCAAACTCTACATAGATGCCGAGGATCATGTCGTCAAGCTTGCCGAGGGTGCTCCGAATTCCTCCTATCTTCGCGGGGCCGACATTTGGATCGACGGGTTCCAGTCTTTTACCCCCCAGGAGTACAAAGCCATAGGCGCGCTCATGTCGGCGGCCTCCTCGATGACCGTATCGCTGACGTTGGACCGTCCTTATGATGACGGAGTTATGCCGCATGAGCTGAATCTGTTCCATTCCACGGCGGTAACTTACATGAAGCTTCGCGAGCTTGCAGAGGAATGTGGAGTGGAGGTTAAGCCGGCGGAGGTTCTCGGCACACGTCCGTTTCCACGCTTTAAAGGCAATGGGATATTATCGCATTTGGAGTTTGCCTATGAACACCGGACCCCGTGGAAGGGTGCGGCACCGCCGGAGGATTTATCGGCCGCATTGTCTCTGCAAGCGGCGGGCAGCCGGCGCGCGGAAATTGAAGGAGCCGCGCGGGCGATGGTTGCCCTGGCCAGGGAGCAGGGGGCTAGATGGCGAGACATGGCTCTGCTTGTTAGAAATTTGGAGGATTACGACCATCTCGTCGGCCCGTTATTCGAGGAATACGGCATCCCCTATTTCTTCGACCAGAAGCGGAGCGTCCTCTATCATCCCATGGTAGAGCTGATTCGTGGCGCCTTGGACGTTGTATTGAAATTTTGGAAATACGAGGATGTATTCCGCTGCGTCAAGAGTGAATTTCTGCTGCCGCTGGACGGCAGCTTGACGCGCAGCGATATGGACCGGCTCGAGAACTATGCGTTGGCGAGTGGAATTCACGGCTACCGCTGGAACGATGGCCGACCCTGGAAGAGCACGCCCAGCCTGTCATTGGAAGGCCCTGAGCGTCCGGCCGAGCAAGCGGAGAGCGAGTCCATGCGCTTGCTGGAGCGCTGCCGCGAGGCGATTGTAACGCCTTTATCCGCTTTCGAGACGAGATTGAAGCGGAGCCGCAATACCCGTGAAATGTGCACGGCGATCTACAGGCTGCTCGAAGATACCGAGGCTGCCCATCGTCTGGACAAGCTGGCGCATGAGGCCCATCGTCAGGGAAGGCCGCAGGAGGCAATGGAACATCGCCAGCTATGGAGCGCCGTCCTGGACCTCCTCGATCAAATCGTAGAAATGATGGGAGAAGAGCAGCTTAGCTTGGATATATTCGCTGGAATTATGGAGACAGGGCTGCAGGATCTCAAGCTGTCTCTTGTTCCGCCATCCCTGGATCAGGTATTGATCGGGAGCACGGATCGTACGCGTTCAAGCCATGTTAAGCATCTATTTCTGCTTGGAATCAATGAAGGCATCATGCCTGCCAGCCTCCAGGAAGAAGGCGTGCTCAGCGATCAGGAGCGGACACGGCTCTCCGAGATCGGCATCGGGCTTGCCCCTGGCCTGACAAGAAGACTCCTTGATGAGCGCTTCCTTATTTACGAGGCCTTGTCGGCGGCGAGCCGCTCGCTGTGGCTAAGCTATCCGCTGGCTGACGAAGACGGCAAGGCCCTTCTGCCTTCCGAGGTTATCCGGCATGTGAAGACGATTTTTCCGAGTCTGCAGGAACGCTTCCTGGCAGAAGCTCCGGCCGCAGGCGATCCCGAGGAACGGCAGCTTGAATATGTGAGCCGGCCGGCGCCAACATTGTCCCGGTTAATCGATCAGCTGCGGCTATGGAGAAACGGCGAGCCGATCTCTCCGGTATGGTGGAACGTTCTGGGCTGGTATAAGACCCGCCCGGAATGGGATGGCAAAGTTGCTCGCCTGCTTGGATCACTGGAATACCGCAACAAGGTACGGGGGCTGTCTGCCGCGACGAGCCGGCGATTATACGGCAAGCGTCTTCGGACTAGCGTGTCCCGGATGGAGAAGTTTTCGGCATGTCCGTTTTCACATTTCGCCTCTCACGGTTTGAAGCTGAAGGAACGGCAAATTTACCGGCTGAAGGCGCCGGATATCGGCCAACTGTTCCATGCGGCGCTAAGCTCGATGGCGCTTACGTTCAAGGAGCAGAATCGCAGCTGGGGCAGTCTTTCCCCCGAACAATGTCTGAAAGAGGCGGAGGACGCGGTCGACCGGATTGCGCCAAAGCTGCAGGGTGAAATCCTGCTGAGCTCGAAGCGTTATGGGTACATTACCCGCAAGCTTAAGAATATCGTGGGCCGTGCCTCTATCATTCTCGGAGAGCATTCCAGAAGAGGCAGCTTCGAGCCGATCGGCCTGGAGCTGGATTTCGGTCCCGGACAAACCCTTCCCCCGCTGACCTTCGAGCTTCCAAACGGATGCGTCATGGAAATCGTTGGACGGATCGACCGGGTCGACGTCGCGGAGGGAGAGCAAGGGCTGCTGCTGAGAGTTATCGATTACAAGTCAAGCCAGACGGATCTGAAGCTTCACGAGGTGTATTACGGCTTGTCGCTGCAAATGCTCACCTATCTTGAGGTGCTGCTTGCGTCCAGCGAATCGTGGCTTGGGGAAAGGGCAATGCCCGCCGGCACGCTGTACTTTCATGTCCATAACCCGCTTCTGCAGAGCAGCAACGGCATGAGCCCGGAGCAAGCTGAACAGGAGATGCTGAAACGATTCAAAATGAAGGGACTGCTGCTTGCGGATAGGGATGTCATTTCCAAGATGGACAGCGTTTTGGATAAGGGGTATTCCGATATTCTTCCGGTCGCCGTCAAAGCTGACGGGGGCTTCTACAGCAGCGCTTCTGTCGCTACGGAAGAGCAATGGCACAAGCTGCTTCGATCGGCCAAGCGGACCATAACGGAAATCGGAACGAGAATTACGGAAGGAGACGTCCGAATCACTCCTTATCGGTTGGGCACCGAGACGGCATGCACGCACTGCGCCTTTAAACCGGTCTGCCGTTTTGATGAAACAGTGGAGGACGTTTCTTATCAGGTGCTGAGCAAGCCCGGCAAGGATAAGCTGTGGGAGCTGTTCGAGCAAAATGACAGAGAGGAGGGGCAAAGATGA
- a CDS encoding 16S rRNA (uracil(1498)-N(3))-methyltransferase, with amino-acid sequence MQRYFIDPIQFGDKTVSITGEDARHIGKVMRSKPEDKLIVSDGIAREALVEITEIEAQEVTARIIEMLEPSGEPRVQVTIAQSLPKGDKMEVVIQKCTEIGATSFLPFMSERTVVQYDPRKEEKRALRWRKIAKEAAEQAHRSRIPTVDSPAAWKELLAKLPEYDLACVCYEKEHGQQLRDVLKPFAERMEEGAKPRVLIAIGPEGGFTEQEITQIEAAGAVSIGLGRRILRTETAGMAALTCIMYETGEMGEF; translated from the coding sequence ATGCAGCGTTATTTTATTGACCCGATACAGTTTGGGGACAAGACGGTGAGCATAACCGGTGAGGACGCTCGCCATATAGGCAAAGTGATGCGTTCCAAGCCTGAAGATAAGCTGATTGTCAGCGACGGGATCGCTAGGGAAGCGCTTGTCGAGATTACGGAGATTGAAGCGCAGGAAGTGACAGCCCGTATTATAGAAATGCTAGAGCCATCTGGTGAACCCCGTGTTCAGGTGACGATCGCCCAAAGTTTGCCGAAAGGCGATAAAATGGAAGTCGTCATCCAGAAATGCACGGAGATCGGCGCCACCTCCTTTCTGCCTTTCATGTCGGAACGGACGGTTGTTCAATATGATCCGCGGAAAGAGGAGAAGCGGGCGCTCCGCTGGCGCAAAATTGCGAAAGAGGCGGCCGAGCAGGCTCACCGCAGCAGGATTCCGACGGTGGATTCGCCGGCGGCCTGGAAGGAACTGCTGGCCAAGCTGCCGGAATATGACCTCGCCTGTGTATGCTACGAGAAGGAGCACGGCCAGCAGCTGCGGGACGTGCTGAAGCCTTTTGCGGAGCGCATGGAGGAGGGGGCGAAGCCGCGGGTGTTGATCGCGATCGGGCCTGAGGGCGGCTTTACGGAGCAGGAAATCACGCAAATAGAAGCGGCAGGTGCCGTATCCATAGGGCTGGGCCGAAGAATTTTGAGAACGGAGACGGCTGGTATGGCCGCCTTGACCTGCATCATGTATGAAACCGGAGAAATGGGGGAGTTTTGA
- a CDS encoding site-2 protease family protein has translation MDFLNKILRIPLDQLPYFLITLIIAFTVHEFSHAYFANKFGDPTARLQGRLTLNPAVHFDLFGVILLLIAGFGWARPVPVNRDNFDKPRQMGIVVAAAGPLSNLLLGFLGTMIYVALSRFGILDMISNEILYNAVHTFFGIFNFWNFFLFLFNLLPLPPLDGYRILEDIVPDRARISLKQFEQWSVLIFLLILIIPQLRSVIIEPLYAAASSIYFQFGSFFLMLFGG, from the coding sequence ATGGATTTTTTAAATAAAATATTGAGGATTCCCCTGGATCAGCTGCCTTATTTTTTAATTACGCTGATCATCGCTTTTACCGTGCACGAGTTTTCCCACGCTTATTTTGCCAATAAATTTGGGGACCCGACAGCACGGCTGCAGGGGCGGCTCACCCTGAACCCGGCTGTCCACTTCGACCTGTTCGGAGTGATTTTGCTTCTCATTGCGGGATTCGGCTGGGCAAGGCCGGTTCCCGTCAACCGGGATAATTTTGATAAGCCGCGGCAAATGGGGATTGTCGTCGCCGCGGCAGGGCCGCTGAGCAATTTGCTGCTCGGTTTTCTCGGGACGATGATTTATGTTGCGCTTTCCAGGTTCGGCATACTCGACATGATTTCGAATGAAATCTTGTATAATGCCGTTCATACTTTTTTTGGAATTTTTAATTTCTGGAACTTTTTCCTTTTCCTATTCAACTTATTGCCGCTGCCGCCGCTTGACGGCTACCGTATTCTGGAGGATATCGTACCTGACCGGGCCAGAATCTCATTGAAGCAATTTGAGCAGTGGTCTGTACTCATCTTTTTGCTCATCCTGATCATTCCCCAGCTCCGCAGCGTGATTATTGAACCTTTATATGCGGCAGCCAGTTCGATTTATTTTCAGTTCGGCAGTTTTTTCCTCATGCTGTTTGGCGGGTAG
- a CDS encoding YfhD family protein, which yields MSEHKQDAKRSNTVKSSRIPIGHNEDVEFSEDLADQEDWEALERSERADRRQQQRF from the coding sequence ATGAGCGAGCACAAGCAGGACGCAAAGCGCTCCAATACGGTAAAGTCATCAAGAATACCCATTGGACACAACGAGGACGTGGAGTTCTCCGAAGACTTGGCCGATCAGGAGGATTGGGAAGCGTTGGAGCGCAGCGAGCGCGCTGACCGCAGGCAGCAGCAGCGCTTCTGA
- the mtaB gene encoding tRNA (N(6)-L-threonylcarbamoyladenosine(37)-C(2))-methylthiotransferase MtaB: MPSVAFYTLGCKVNFYDTEAIWQLFKNEGYEQVDFEQTADVYLINTCTVTNTGDKKSRQIIRRAIRRNPDAIVAVTGCYAQTSPAEILDIPGVDLVIGTQDREKIMPLIGQLQEQRQPINAVRNIMKTRDFEELDVPDFADRTRAFLKIQEGCNNFCTFCIIPWSRGLSRSRDPQSVVNQAKQLVAAGYKEIVLTGIHTGGYGDDLENYRLSDLLWELDKVEGLERVRISSIEASQIDDKMLEVLKGSSKMCRHFHIPLQAGSNEVLKRMRRKYTIEEFELKIKKIRDFMPDVAITTDIIVGFPGETDELFREGFEAIKRIGFSEMHVFPYSKRTGTPAARMEDQVDEEVKHARVHELIDLSETMQLAYAQKFVGQVVDVIPEKDEKGVSGEGYAAGFSDNYLQVRFEASGDLTGKVCRVKLTKAGVNTCEGQLVRILEDSSRALA, encoded by the coding sequence ATGCCATCCGTCGCTTTTTACACGTTGGGCTGCAAAGTCAATTTTTATGACACAGAAGCCATTTGGCAGCTCTTTAAGAACGAAGGCTATGAGCAGGTCGATTTTGAACAGACCGCAGATGTATACTTGATTAATACGTGCACCGTCACGAACACAGGCGATAAAAAATCACGGCAAATCATTCGCCGGGCGATCCGCCGCAATCCGGACGCGATCGTTGCGGTTACGGGCTGTTATGCCCAGACCTCGCCTGCCGAAATATTGGACATCCCTGGGGTGGATCTTGTGATCGGCACCCAGGACCGGGAGAAGATCATGCCCCTGATCGGCCAGCTTCAGGAGCAGCGCCAGCCGATCAATGCCGTGCGCAACATTATGAAAACCCGGGATTTCGAGGAGCTGGACGTACCGGATTTTGCAGACCGGACACGTGCCTTTCTCAAAATCCAAGAGGGCTGCAATAACTTCTGCACCTTCTGCATCATTCCATGGTCGCGGGGCCTGTCCCGCAGCCGCGATCCGCAAAGCGTCGTGAATCAGGCGAAGCAGCTGGTCGCCGCAGGATATAAGGAAATCGTACTGACCGGCATTCATACCGGGGGATACGGCGATGACCTTGAAAACTACCGACTGTCCGATTTGCTCTGGGAGCTGGATAAGGTCGAGGGCCTTGAGCGCGTACGGATCAGTTCGATCGAAGCAAGCCAGATCGACGATAAGATGCTGGAAGTGCTGAAGGGCTCCAGCAAAATGTGCCGTCATTTCCACATTCCGCTGCAAGCGGGAAGCAACGAAGTACTCAAGCGGATGAGACGCAAATATACGATTGAAGAATTCGAGCTTAAAATTAAGAAAATTCGTGATTTTATGCCGGATGTGGCCATTACGACGGATATCATCGTCGGCTTCCCGGGCGAGACCGATGAGCTGTTCCGCGAGGGATTCGAAGCGATTAAACGCATCGGCTTCTCGGAAATGCACGTGTTCCCTTATTCCAAGCGTACCGGTACACCGGCAGCACGGATGGAGGATCAGGTGGACGAGGAAGTGAAGCATGCGCGCGTTCATGAGCTGATCGATCTTTCGGAAACGATGCAGCTAGCGTATGCGCAGAAATTCGTTGGCCAGGTAGTCGATGTCATCCCTGAGAAGGATGAAAAGGGTGTTTCAGGCGAAGGCTATGCTGCCGGCTTCAGCGACAACTATTTGCAGGTTCGCTTTGAGGCTTCGGGCGACTTGACTGGCAAAGTGTGCCGGGTCAAGCTGACGAAAGCAGGGGTCAACACCTGCGAAGGCCAGCTCGTACGTATTTTGGAGGATTCCTCCCGAGCTTTAGCGTAA
- a CDS encoding NUDIX hydrolase, giving the protein MPSKQISAGGIVYRKEAGQLQIQLITDRYGKISYAKGKRENGETIEQTALREIREETGIYGRIIEAIDIIAYTYHHPQHGDIRKEVHYYLVESEGGILKPQTEEIRSVAWYEPADAWERQCNAGYDNNDFILEKALKLLGVQV; this is encoded by the coding sequence ATGCCGTCCAAGCAAATATCCGCAGGAGGCATTGTCTACCGCAAAGAAGCGGGGCAATTGCAAATTCAGCTCATTACAGACCGATACGGCAAAATATCCTATGCCAAAGGAAAACGGGAAAACGGGGAAACGATTGAACAAACCGCGCTGCGCGAAATTAGAGAGGAAACCGGGATTTACGGCCGGATCATCGAGGCCATCGATATTATTGCATATACTTATCATCATCCGCAGCATGGAGATATCCGCAAAGAAGTTCACTACTACCTTGTTGAAAGCGAGGGCGGCATTCTGAAACCTCAGACGGAAGAAATTCGCAGCGTTGCGTGGTATGAGCCCGCGGACGCGTGGGAAAGGCAGTGCAATGCCGGCTACGACAACAATGATTTTATATTGGAAAAAGCGTTAAAATTGCTTGGCGTTCAGGTCTAA